Proteins co-encoded in one Setaria viridis chromosome 9, Setaria_viridis_v4.0, whole genome shotgun sequence genomic window:
- the LOC117840813 gene encoding patatin-like protein 3, protein MEAYAAMASPPTKAMAVDKLSYEIFSLLETKFLFGAGCLSSGPGTPARAFLDGCGRVRVLAIDGCGAGAEDALLAAAALARLEAGLRKQTGDTDARVADFFDVAAGAGAGGVLAAMLFLRGPDGRPRYSAQQALAFVAGSVGKKDWGGRRGRWAKLFRGGSRGGDRAFRRVFGDATLRDTVAPLLVPCYDLATAAPFVFSRADAVEGDAFDFRLRDVCSATCAAGGEPVAVRSVDGTTAIAAASAGVAAMGNPAAAAITHVLHNKQEFPLAAGVEDLLVLSIGSGASVPTSDGSRTPMPTRSPSPREVARVTAEGVADMVDESVAMAFGHACGSNYVRIKASKAPTALQAETAAAAAGAMLAQRNVESVLFRGRRLSERTNAEKVDALAAELVKEQERRRCSPLPNVAIKQVATPRLSSATTASSGTATARTASTMPSPASWDSRR, encoded by the coding sequence ATGGAAGCGTACGCGGCGATGGCGTCGCCGCCCACCAAGGCCATGGCCGTGGACAAGCTCAGCTACGAGATATTCTCCCTGCTCGAGACCAAGTTCCTCTTCGGCGCCGGGTGCCTGTCCTCCGGCCCCGGGACGCCGGCACGGGCGTTCCTCGACGGCTGCGGGCGCGTGCGGGTGCTGGCCATCGACGGCTGTGGCGCGGGCGCCGAGGACGCgctccttgccgccgccgcgctcgcgcgcCTCGAGGCCGGCCTGCGCAAGCAGACCGGGGACACCGACGCGCGCGTGGCGGACTTCTTCGACGTGGCCGCGGGAGCCGGCGCGGGAGGGGTGCTGGCGGCGATGCTGTTCCTGAGGGGCCCCGACGGGCGGCCGCGGTACTCGGCCCAGCAGGCGCTCGCGTTCGTGGCCGGCAGCGTTGGAAAAAAGGActggggcggccggcgcgggcggtggGCCAAGCTGTTCCGCGGCGGGTCCCGGGGCGGCGACCGGGCGTTCCGGCGCGTGTTCGGCGACGCGACGCTCAGGGACACCGTGGCGCCGCTGCTCGTGCCGTGCTACGacctcgccacggccgcgccCTTCGTCTTCTcgcgcgccgacgccgtcgagggCGACGCCTTCGACTTCCGCCTCCGCGACGTCTGCTCCGCCAcctgcgccgcgggcggcgagcCAGTCGCCGTGAGGTCGGTGGATGGTACCACGGCTATCGCCGCGGCGTCCGCGGGGGTGGCGGCCATGGGCaacccggccgcggcggcaatcACGCACGTGCTCCACAACAAGCAGGAgttccccctcgccgccggcgtcgaggacctcctcgtcctctccATCGGCTCCGGCGCCTCCGTTCCCACCTCCGACGGGTCGAGAACGCCGATGCCGAcacggtcgccgtcgccgcgggagGTGGCGCGCGTCACCGCCGAGGGCGTCGCGGACATGGTGGACGAGTCGGTGGCCATGGCGTTCGGGCACGCGTGCGGGAGCAACTACGTGCGCATCAAGGCTAGCAAGGCGCCGACGGCACTCCAAgccgagacggcggcggcggccgccggagcgATGCTGGCGCAGCGGAACGTGGAGTCGGTCCTCTTCCGCGGGCGGAGGCTGTCGGAGCGGACCAACGCCGAGAAGGTGGACGcgctggcggcggagctggTGAAGGAGCAGGAGCGGCGGAGGTGCAGCCCGCTCCCGAACGTGGCCATCAAGCAGGTTGCCACGCCGCGGCTGTCGTCGGCGACCACCGCGTCGTCGGGCACCGCGACGGCGAGGACCGCCTCGACGATGCCGTCGCCGGCTTCGTGGGATTCTCGCCGGTAG
- the LOC117840814 gene encoding 26S proteasome regulatory subunit 6B homolog has product MSAAAVAPTPPAAAFPMAPPPAYPAAATAAAPAEGHEDDLYGRLKSLQRALEFVEIQEDCVKDELRNLRREEVRMKEEVKRCRATPLEIGQFMEMVDADHGIVAPTSGGSFYVRVLSTIGREELKPSASVALDRHSHALVDVLPPEADSSISLLGSAEKPNVTYNDIGGCDIQKQEIREAVELPLTQHELYKQIGIDPPRGVLLFGPPGTGKTMLAKAVAHHTTASFIRVNGSEFVQKYLGEGPRMVRDVFRLAKENAPAIIFIDEVDAIATARFDAQTGADREVQRILMELLNQMDGFDQTVNVKVIMATNRADTLDPALLRPGRLDRKIEFPLPDRRQKRLVFQVCTAKMNMSDEVDLEDFISRPDKISAADITAICQEAGMHAVRKNRYVILQKDFEKGYRTNVKKPETEFDFYK; this is encoded by the exons atgtcggccgccgccgtcgccccgacCCCTCCCGCCGCGGCCTTCCCGATGGCGCCCCCGCCGGCctacccggccgccgccaccgccgccgcgcccgccgagGGCCACGAAGACGACCTGTACGGCCGCCTCAAGTCGCTCCAGCGCGCCCTGGAGTTCGTCGAGATCCAGGAGGACTGCGTCAAGGACGAGCTCAGGAACCTCAGGCGCGAGGAGGTGCGCATGAAGGAGGAGGTGAAGCGATGCCGGGCCACGCCGCTCGAGATCGGCCAGTTTATGGAGATGGTCGACGCGGACCACGGCATCGTTGCGCCCACCAGCGGCGGCAGCTTCTACGTGCGGGTCCTCAGCACCATCGGCCGCGAGGAGCTCAAGCCCTCGGCGTCCGTCGCGCTGGACCGCCACTCCCACGCGCTCGTCGACGTGCTGCCGCCCGAGGCCGACTCCAGCATTTCGCTGCTCGGCTCGGCGGAGAAGCCCAACGTTACCTACAAT GATATTGGAGGATGTGATATCCAGAAGCAAGAGATCAGGGAAGCTGTTGAGCTACCCTTGACACAGCATGAATTGTACAAGCAGATTGGAATTGATCCTCCAAGAGGTGTGCTTTTGTTTGGTCCTCCAGGTACAGGCAAGACCATGCTTGCCAAAGCTGTGGCCCATCACACAACTGCTTCTTTTATCAGAGTAAATGGTTCAGAATTTGTACAGAAGTACTTGGGCGAG GGCCCTAGGATGGTTCGAGATGTATTCCGTTTGGCTAAGGAGAATGCCCCTGCTATCATATTCATCGATGAGGTTGATGCAATAGCCACTGCACGTTTTGATGCTCAGACTGGTGCTGATCGAGAAGTTCAGCGTATTCTTATGGAGCTACTCAATCAG ATGGATGGATTTGATCAAACAGTAAATGTGAAGGTTATAATGGCAACTAACCGGGCAGATACTCTAGATCCAGCCTTGTTGCGTCCAGGTAGACTTGACAGAAAAATTGAGTTCCCTCTTCCTGACCGACGGCAGAAGAGGCTTGTGTTCCAA GTCTGTACTGCCAAGATGAACATGAGTGACGAAGTTGATTTGGAAGATTTCATTTCCAGACCAGATAAGATCAGCGCTGCAGAT ATCACGGCTATATGTCAAGAAGCTGGCATGCATGCTGTCCGGAAGAATCGGTATGTCATCCTCCAGAAGGACTTCGAGAAGGGCTACCGGACCAACGTGAAGAAGCCTGAGACGGAGTTCGACTTCTACAAGTGA
- the LOC117840812 gene encoding patatin-like protein 3 produces MEAYPAAASPQKAAMDMDKLISHQLFSLLESKFLFGAGAGCQSSGPGTPARAFLDGGRVRVLAIDGCGAGAEDAFLAAAVLARLEAKLREQAEDPDARVADFFDVAAGAGAGGVLAAMLFLRGPDGRPRYSAQEALAFVAGSVGKKDWGGRRGRWAKLFRRSRSGEQVFRRVFGDATLRDTVAPLLVPCYDLATGAPFVFSRADAVESDAFDFRLRDVCAATFAVGREPVAMRSVDGLTAISAACAGVAAMGNPAAAAITHVLHNKQEFPLATGVDDLLVLSIGAGAGASASVPGGSNTPMPTRSPSPRELARVTAAGVADMVDESVAMAFGHTCGSSYVRIQAGRAPTPLHADNAAAAAGAMLAQRNVESVLFRGRRLSERTNAEKVDALAAELVKEQERRRRSPLPNVAIKQVGTPRLSSATTSSSGTATARTVSTMPSPASWDSRR; encoded by the coding sequence ATGGAAGCCTACCCGGCAGCGGCGTCGCCACAGAAGGCAGCCATGGACATGGACAAGCTCATCAGCCACCAGCTCTTCTCCCTGCTCGAGAGCAAGTTCCtcttcggcgccggcgccgggtgcCAGTCCTCCGGCCCCGGGACGCCGGCCCGGGCGTTCCTCGACGGCGGTCGCGTGCGTGTGCTCGCCATCGACGGCTgcggcgcgggcgccgaggacgcgttcctcgccgccgccgtgctcgcgAGGCTCGAGGCCAAGCTGCGGGAGCAGGCCGAGGACCCCGACGCGCGCGTGGCCGACTTCTTCGACGtggccgcgggcgccggcgcgggcggcgttcTGGCCGCGATGCTGTTCCTGAGGGGCCCCGATGGGCGGCCGCGGTACTCGGCCCAGGAGGCGCTCGCGTTCGTGGCCGGCAGTGTTGGAAAAAAGGACTGGGGCGGCAGGCGCGGGCGGTGGGCGAAGCTGTTCCGCCGCTCCCGGAGCGGCGAGCAGGTGTTCCGGCGCGTATTCGGCGACGCGACGCTCAGGGACACCGTGGCCCCGCTCCTCGTTCCCTGCTACGACCTCGCCACGGGCGCGCCCTTCGTGTTCTcgcgcgccgacgccgtcgagagCGACGCCTTCGACTTCCGCCTCCGCGACGTCTGCGCCGCCACATTCGCCGTCGGCCGCGAGCCCGTCGCCATGAGGTCCGTCGATGGCCTCACGGCCATATCCGCGGCGTGCGCGGGAGTGGCGGCAATGGGCAACCCGGCCGCCGCAGCCATCACGCACGTGCTCCACAACAAGCAGGAGTTCCCTCTCGCCACCGGCGTCGACGACCTCCTCGTGCTCTccatcggcgccggcgccggcgcctccgcTTCCGTTCCCGGCGGATCGAACACACCAATGCCGACACGTTCGCCTTCGCCACGGGAGCTGGCGCGCGTCACGGCCGCGGGCGTCGCCGACATGGTGGACGAATCAGTGGCCATGGCGTTCGGGCACACGTGCGGGAGCAGCTACGTGCGCATCCAGGCCGGCAGGGCGCCGACGCCGCTCCACGCTGACaatgcggccgcggccgccggagcgATGCTGGCGCAGCGGAACGTGGAGTCGGTGCTGTTCCGAGGACGGCGGCTGTCGGAGCGGACGAACGCCGAGAAGGTGGACGcgctggcggcggagctggTGAAGGAGCAGGAGCGCAGGCGGCGCAGCCCCCTCCCTAACGTGGCCATCAAGCAGGTCGGCACGCCCCGGCTGTCGTCGGCGACCACTTCGTCGTCGGGCACTGCGACGGCGAGGACAGTGTCGACGatgccgtcgccggcgtcgtgggATTCTCGCCGGTAG
- the LOC117837241 gene encoding patatin-like protein 3, whose product MEAYAAMATPPTLAMGVDVDKLSYEIFSLLETKFLFGAANGCLSSGPGTPGRAFLDGGRVRVVSIDGCGADGEDALLAAAALARLEAGLRKQTGDTDARVAEFFDVAAGSGAGGVLAAMLFLRGPDGRPRYSAQEALAFVAGSVGKKDWGGRRGRWAKLFRGGARGGDRSFRRVFGDATLRDTVAPLLVPCYDLATAAPFVFSRADAVESDAFDFRLRDICAATCAASGAVVPLRSVDCSTAIAAASGGVAAMGNPAAAAITHVLHNKQEFPLATGVEDILVLSIGAGASATVSCGSNTPMPARSPSPRDLARVAAEGVADMVDESVAMAFGHACRSNYVRIQAGKAPTPLHAETAAAAAGAMLAQRNVESVLFCGRRLSERTNAEKVDAVATELVKEQERRSCSPLPNVAIKQVGTPRLSSATTASSGTTTARTASTMPSPASWDSRR is encoded by the coding sequence ATGGAAGCGTACGCGGCAATGGCCACACCACCAACACTAGCCATGGGCGTCGACGTCGACAAGCTCAGCTACGAGATCTTCTCCCTGCTCGAGACTAAGTTCCTCTTCGGCGCCGCCAATGGGTGCCTGTCCTCCGGCCCCGGGACGCCGGGAAGAGCGTTTCTCGACGGTGGGCGCGTGCGGGTCGTGTCCATCGACGGCTGCGGCGCGGACGGCGAGGACGCGCTCcttgccgccgcggcgctcgcgcGCCTCGAGGCCGGGCTGCGCAAGCAGACCGGGGACACCGACGCGCGCGTGGCGGAATTCTTCGATGTCGCGGCGGGCTCCGGCGCCGGAGGCGTGCTCGCGGCGATGCTGTTCCTGAGAGGCCCCGACGGGCGGCCCCGGTACTCGGCGCAGGAGGCGCTCGCGTTCGTGGCCGGCAGTGTTGGAAAAAAGGActggggcggccggcgcgggcggtggGCCAAGCTgttccgcggcggcgcgcggggcgggGACCGTTCGTTCCGCCGGGTGTTCGGCGACGCGACGCTCAGGGACACCGTGGCGCCGCTGCTCGTGCCGTGCTACGacctcgccacggccgcgccATTCGTCTTCTcgcgcgccgacgccgtcgagagCGACGCCTTCGACTTCCGCCTCCGCGACATCTGCGCCGCCACCTGCGCCGCAAGCGGCGCGGTTGTGCCCCTGAGGTCGGTCGATTGTAGCACGGCCATCGCCGCGGCGTCCGGGGGCGTTGCGGCCATGGGCaacccggccgccgcggccatcacgCACGTGCTGCACAACAAGCAGGAGTTCCCTCTCGCCACAGGCGTCGAGGACATCCTCGTCCTCTccatcggcgccggcgcgtcggCAACCGTCTCCTGCGGGTCGAACACACCAATGCCAGCACGCTCACCATCACCGCGCGATCTGGcgcgcgtcgccgccgaggGCGTCGCGGACATGGTGGACGAATCAGTGGCCATGGCGTTCGGGCACGCGTGCCGGAGCAACTACGTGCGCATCCAGGCAGGCAAGGCGCCGACGCCGCTCCACGCGGAGACGGCGGCCGCTGCCGCGGGAGCGATGCTGGCGCAGCGGAACGTGGAGTCCGTGCTGTTCTGCGGGCGGAGGCTGTCGGAGCGGACCAACGCAGAGAAGGTGGACGCGGTGGCCACGGAGCTGGTGAAGGAGCAGGAGCGGCGGAGTTGCAGCCCACTCCCGAACGTGGCCATCAAGCAGGTCGGCACGCCGCGGCTGTCGTCGGCGACCACCGCGTCTTCTGGCACCACGACGGCGAGGACTGCGTCGACGATGCCGTCACCGGCGTCATGGGATTCTCGCCGGTAG
- the LOC117835713 gene encoding vacuolar protein sorting-associated protein 2 homolog 2, producing MNIFKKKVDPKEALRTSKREMAVATRGVEREIGSLQMEEKKLVAEIKKTAKTGNEAATKILARQLVRLRQQILNLQGTRAQIRGVATHTQAMYAGTSISAGMKGASKAMAAMNKQMEPVKQIKVMKEFQKQSTQLDMTLEMMSDAIDETLDKDEAEEETEELTNQVLDEIGVDVASQLSSAPKGRIGATNKKVDNSQARNAAAPARNVAAPPESSAEVDDLERRLASLRRI from the exons ATGAACATCTTCAAGAAGAAGGTCGACCCCAAAG AGGCTCTCAGGACCAGCAAACGTGAAATGGCGGTGGCCACGCGGG GAGTTGAGAGAGAGATTGGCTCCCTGCAAATGGAG GAGAAGAAGCTGGTTGCGGAGATAAAGAAGACTGCCAAGACCGGAAATGAG GCGGCAACCAAAATATTAGCTCGGCAACTTGTCAGGCTGAGGCAACAAATCCTCAATTTGCAAGGCACACGGGCACAGATTCGTGGAGTAGCTACTCACACACAG GCAATGTATGCGGGCACTTCAATCTCCGCTGGAATGAAAGGTGCAAGCAAAGCGATGGCAGCAATGAATAAG CAAATGGAACCGGTGAAACAGATAAAGGTCATGAAAGAATTCCAGAAGCAATCAACTCAGTTGGACATGACG CTTGAAATGATGTCCGATGCCATTGATGAAACGCTCGACAAAgatgaggcggaggaggaaaCCGAAGAGCTTACAAACCAG GTCCTTGATGAGATTGGCGTCGATGTGGCTTCTCAG CTTTCTTCGGCTCCTAAAGGTCGCATTGGAGCAACTAACAAGAAAGTTGACAACAGCCAAGCACG AAATGCTGCGGCTCCTGCAAGAAACGTGGCGGCACCACCAGAATCCTCCGCTGAAGTGGACGATCTGGAGAGGCGATTGGCATCTCTCCGCCGCATCTGA
- the LOC117835160 gene encoding DNA repair protein recA homolog 1, chloroplastic isoform X1 codes for MPMATAAVAFTSSHLAPSISTRIRRRRPAPRASAGGVTARARRLRCEFVAGGGNGALSGEDDPRLVDRQKALDAAMSDINNSFGKGSVTRLGSAGGAFVETFPSGCLTLDFALGGGLPKGRVVEVYGPESSGKTTLALHAIAEIQKLGGNAMLVDAEHAFDPAYSKALGVDIENLIVCQPDNGEMALEIADRMCRSGAIDLICIDSVSALTPRAEIEGEIGMQQMGLQARLMSQALRKMSGNASKAGCTLMFLNQIRYKIGVFYGNPEVTSGGIALKFFASVRLEIRSTGKIKSAKGDEDVGVKVRVRVQKSKVSRPYKQAEFEIIFGEGVSKLGCVLDCAELMEVVAKKGSWYSYKDMRLGQGREKALQYLRENPTICDEIEKVVRAMIPEGTRHMSLLAFGQSSLTEDDQVYDEQ; via the exons ATGCCaatggccaccgccgccgtagcTTTCACCTCCTCCCACCTCGCCCCCTCTATTTCAACCCGTATTCGCCGcaggcgccccgcgccgcgcgcctcaGCAGGCGGCGTCAcggcgcgcgcccggcggcTGCGCTGCGagttcgtcgccggcggcgggaacgGCGCGCTCTCCGGGGAGGACGACCCTCGACTCGTCGACCGC CAAAAAGCTCTTGATGCGGCCATGAGTGACATAAACAACTCTTTTGGAAAAGGAAGCGTTACAAGATTAGGCAGTGCTGGTGGTGCTTTTGT TGAGACGTTTCCAAGTGGTTGTCTAACACTAGATTTTGCTCTGGGTGGTGGTCTTCCAAAAGGAAGAGTAGTGGAG GTATATGGCCCAGAAAGCAGTGGAAAGACTACCCTAGCTCTGCATGCAATTGCTGAAATACAG AAACTAGGAGGAAATGCCATGCTTGTCGATGCAGAGCATGCTTTTGATCCAGCTTATTCAAAAGCTCTTGGGGTAGATATTGAGAATCTGATTGTCTGCCAGCCTGACAATGGAGAGATGGCACTAGAAA TTGCGGACCGTATGTGCAGATCTGGAGCAATAGATCTCATCTGCATCGATTCAGTGTCAGCGCTCACTCCACGTGCAGAAATTGAA GGTGAGATAGGGATGCAGCAGATGGGTCTACAAGCTCGTCTGATGAGTCAAGCATTGAGAAAGATGTCAGGCAATGCTTCAAAGGCTGGCTGTACTCTTATGTTCTTGAATCAAATAAGATACAAG ATTGGAGTATTCTATGGGAATCCTGAAGTCACTAGTGGAGGGATAGCTTTGAAATTCTTTGCATCTGTTCGCCTCGAGATACGCTCCACTGGGAAGATAAAATCT gCCAAGGGAGATGAAGACGTTGGTGTGAAGGTTCGTGTCAGAGTGCAGAAGAGCAAA GTCTCTAGGCCCTACAAGCAAGCTGAATTTGAAATCATTTTTGGGGAGGGTGTTAGCAAATTG GGGTGTGTTCTTGATTGTGCTGAGCTGATGGAAGTAGTTGCAAAGAAGGGTTCGTGGTATAGCTACAAAGATATGAG ATTGGGCCAAGGCAGGGAAAAGGCATTACAGTATCTCCGAGAGAACCCAACAATCTGTGATGAGATAGAAAAG GTGGTTAGAGCTATGATACCAGAAGGAACCAGACATATGAGCCTACTAGCTTTTGGGCAGTCATCATTAACTGAAGATGATCAAGTGTATGATGAGCAATAG
- the LOC117835160 gene encoding DNA repair protein recA homolog 1, chloroplastic isoform X2, protein MSDINNSFGKGSVTRLGSAGGAFVETFPSGCLTLDFALGGGLPKGRVVEVYGPESSGKTTLALHAIAEIQKLGGNAMLVDAEHAFDPAYSKALGVDIENLIVCQPDNGEMALEIADRMCRSGAIDLICIDSVSALTPRAEIEGEIGMQQMGLQARLMSQALRKMSGNASKAGCTLMFLNQIRYKIGVFYGNPEVTSGGIALKFFASVRLEIRSTGKIKSAKGDEDVGVKVRVRVQKSKVSRPYKQAEFEIIFGEGVSKLGCVLDCAELMEVVAKKGSWYSYKDMRLGQGREKALQYLRENPTICDEIEKVVRAMIPEGTRHMSLLAFGQSSLTEDDQVYDEQ, encoded by the exons ATGAGTGACATAAACAACTCTTTTGGAAAAGGAAGCGTTACAAGATTAGGCAGTGCTGGTGGTGCTTTTGT TGAGACGTTTCCAAGTGGTTGTCTAACACTAGATTTTGCTCTGGGTGGTGGTCTTCCAAAAGGAAGAGTAGTGGAG GTATATGGCCCAGAAAGCAGTGGAAAGACTACCCTAGCTCTGCATGCAATTGCTGAAATACAG AAACTAGGAGGAAATGCCATGCTTGTCGATGCAGAGCATGCTTTTGATCCAGCTTATTCAAAAGCTCTTGGGGTAGATATTGAGAATCTGATTGTCTGCCAGCCTGACAATGGAGAGATGGCACTAGAAA TTGCGGACCGTATGTGCAGATCTGGAGCAATAGATCTCATCTGCATCGATTCAGTGTCAGCGCTCACTCCACGTGCAGAAATTGAA GGTGAGATAGGGATGCAGCAGATGGGTCTACAAGCTCGTCTGATGAGTCAAGCATTGAGAAAGATGTCAGGCAATGCTTCAAAGGCTGGCTGTACTCTTATGTTCTTGAATCAAATAAGATACAAG ATTGGAGTATTCTATGGGAATCCTGAAGTCACTAGTGGAGGGATAGCTTTGAAATTCTTTGCATCTGTTCGCCTCGAGATACGCTCCACTGGGAAGATAAAATCT gCCAAGGGAGATGAAGACGTTGGTGTGAAGGTTCGTGTCAGAGTGCAGAAGAGCAAA GTCTCTAGGCCCTACAAGCAAGCTGAATTTGAAATCATTTTTGGGGAGGGTGTTAGCAAATTG GGGTGTGTTCTTGATTGTGCTGAGCTGATGGAAGTAGTTGCAAAGAAGGGTTCGTGGTATAGCTACAAAGATATGAG ATTGGGCCAAGGCAGGGAAAAGGCATTACAGTATCTCCGAGAGAACCCAACAATCTGTGATGAGATAGAAAAG GTGGTTAGAGCTATGATACCAGAAGGAACCAGACATATGAGCCTACTAGCTTTTGGGCAGTCATCATTAACTGAAGATGATCAAGTGTATGATGAGCAATAG